A genomic window from Gossypium hirsutum isolate 1008001.06 chromosome D12, Gossypium_hirsutum_v2.1, whole genome shotgun sequence includes:
- the LOC107916726 gene encoding double-stranded RNA-binding protein 4 isoform X1 — protein MENPLAHFPQPELVDQPSAPVLASSNVPPLACPLPHSLPSRPPESFMHKNRLQEFTQRSSIQLPVYQTVNEGTVHAPQFQSSVLVDGVTYTSEATFSNRKAAEQDVAKHALECISKKLKDEGCPLIREDTVFCKSILNEFVVKMNLEMPTYNTIQSGGVLPLFVSTLVFNGATYRGETGRNKKEAEQLAARVVIQSLLADDRYGTVVSEIIKSKAKLYDALNKAKDSSFDTTLTGANRLNHNNAEVENNEVTNHVPNSTHPSSGAKHPRHEFKVPKSGEGTDCIDLPIAFVPAVIGQGSDVGESSSKKQRKKKKRAKLNTNTQSVVTGNPFNQTTPCSLAL, from the exons ATGGAGAATCCTTTAGCACATTTTCCTCAACCTGAACTCGTTGATCAACCTTCGGCACCGGTTCTTGCTTCTTCCAATGTGCCGCCTTTAGCTTGCCCTTTGCCTCATTCACTTCCTTCCA GGCCTCCTGAATCCTTTATGCATAAGAATAGGTTACAGGAGTTTACTCAACGATCATCCATACAGCTTCCAGTGTATCAAACTGTTAATGAAGGAACAGTGCATGCGCCCCAGTTTCAGTCAAGTGTGTTAGTTGATGGTGTAACATATACTTCTGAGGCCACCTTTTCTAATAGAAAAGCAGCCGAACAGGATGTTGCCAAACATGCACTGGAGTGTATATCAAAGAAGTTAAAGGATGAAGGCTGTCCTCTCATTCGTGAG GATACGGTATTCTGCAAGTCTATCTTAAATGAATTTGTGGTGAAGATGAATCTAGAAATGCCAACATACAATACCATTCAGTCAGGAGGAGTGCTTCCCCTTTTTGTGTCTACTTTAGTTTTCAATGGTGCGACTTATAGAGGGGAAACTGGTAGAAACAAGAAGGAAGCTGAACAATTAGCTGCACGTGTCGTCATACAATCACTTCTTg CTGATGATAGGTATGGGACTGTTGTTTCAGAGATCATAAAATCCAAAGCTAAACTTTATGATGCCTTGAATAAAGCCAAGGATTCCAGTTTTGACACTACACTTACTGGGGCAAACAGACTGAATCATAACAATGCAGAGGTTGAAAATAATGAAGTCACTAACCATGTTCCGAATTCTACCCACCCAAGCTCTGGAGCTAAACATCCACGTCATGAGTTCAAGGTTCCGAAATCAGGAGAAGGTACTGATTGCATTGATCTTCCAATTGCTTTTGTGCCTGCAGTCATTGGACAGGGTTCAGATGTTGGTGAAAGTTCTTCAAAAAAGCAACGCAAGAAGAAGAAAAGGGCTAAACTGAATACTAATACTCA GTCAGTAGTTACTGGTAACCCATTCAATCAAACAACACCATGTTCACTTGCTCTATGA
- the LOC107916726 gene encoding double-stranded RNA-binding protein 4 isoform X2 encodes MENPLAHFPQPELVDQPSAPVLASSNVPPLACPLPHSLPSRPPESFMHKNRLQEFTQRSSIQLPVYQTVNEGTVHAPQFQSSVLVDGVTYTSEATFSNRKAAEQDVAKHALECISKKLKDEGCPLIREDTVFCKSILNEFVVKMNLEMPTYNTIQSGGVLPLFVSTLVFNGATYRGETGRNKKEAEQLAARVVIQSLLADDRYGTVVSEIIKSKAKLYDALNKAKDSSFDTTLTGANRLNHNNAEVENNEVTNHVPNSTHPSSGAKHPRHEFKVPKSGEGTDCIDLPIAFVPAVIGQGSDVGESSSKKQRKKKKRAKLNTNTQ; translated from the exons ATGGAGAATCCTTTAGCACATTTTCCTCAACCTGAACTCGTTGATCAACCTTCGGCACCGGTTCTTGCTTCTTCCAATGTGCCGCCTTTAGCTTGCCCTTTGCCTCATTCACTTCCTTCCA GGCCTCCTGAATCCTTTATGCATAAGAATAGGTTACAGGAGTTTACTCAACGATCATCCATACAGCTTCCAGTGTATCAAACTGTTAATGAAGGAACAGTGCATGCGCCCCAGTTTCAGTCAAGTGTGTTAGTTGATGGTGTAACATATACTTCTGAGGCCACCTTTTCTAATAGAAAAGCAGCCGAACAGGATGTTGCCAAACATGCACTGGAGTGTATATCAAAGAAGTTAAAGGATGAAGGCTGTCCTCTCATTCGTGAG GATACGGTATTCTGCAAGTCTATCTTAAATGAATTTGTGGTGAAGATGAATCTAGAAATGCCAACATACAATACCATTCAGTCAGGAGGAGTGCTTCCCCTTTTTGTGTCTACTTTAGTTTTCAATGGTGCGACTTATAGAGGGGAAACTGGTAGAAACAAGAAGGAAGCTGAACAATTAGCTGCACGTGTCGTCATACAATCACTTCTTg CTGATGATAGGTATGGGACTGTTGTTTCAGAGATCATAAAATCCAAAGCTAAACTTTATGATGCCTTGAATAAAGCCAAGGATTCCAGTTTTGACACTACACTTACTGGGGCAAACAGACTGAATCATAACAATGCAGAGGTTGAAAATAATGAAGTCACTAACCATGTTCCGAATTCTACCCACCCAAGCTCTGGAGCTAAACATCCACGTCATGAGTTCAAGGTTCCGAAATCAGGAGAAGGTACTGATTGCATTGATCTTCCAATTGCTTTTGTGCCTGCAGTCATTGGACAGGGTTCAGATGTTGGTGAAAGTTCTTCAAAAAAGCAACGCAAGAAGAAGAAAAGGGCTAAACTGAATACTAATACTCAGTAA